The sequence cacttatccaCACGCCCTCCTCTCACCATTttaccaatacacacacactcgctaacactcatatacacgcacactcCTCTCACCAAActaccaatacacacacacacactctctcactttctttttctctttttctctctctttcttttacacATACAAACCCTCCTCTCACCAAActaccaatacacacacagactctctttctcaccagatctacacacacacacacacacacacacgctctctctctttttctcaccacacacacacacataaacactgtctctcgctctctttcttaccacacactcacacacacatacacacacctgctctgtTGATCTCGATGATCTCTTCCTGCGCCAGGGGGCAGTCCCCTGCTATGCTGCCGCCCAGCACATTACCCATGATCCTGTGCGGCGAGGCGGTTGCCATGGCAAGAGCATCTGGCTTGCAGTAATTGGGCGAGCCGGGCTGCGGGGCTCGTGGgatgtgtttattcttcttcttgGGCAGCTTCTGCTTGGCCATGGCCAGCGAGTAGTACATGCCGAAGTTGTTGACGATGACGGGCACAGGCATGGCGATGGTCAGCACGCCAGCCAGGGCACACAGAGCACCAACCAACATGCCCGACCACGTCTCAGGGTACATGTCTCCATAGCCCAGAGTAGTCATGGTGACCACGGCCCACCAGAAACCGATCGGGATGTTCTTGAAGGAGGTGTGGGCGCTGGCCGTGGGGTCGCTGGGGTCGGCGCCAATCCTCTCGGCGTAATAAATCATGGTGGCAAAGATGAGCACCCCTAGAGCCAGGAAGATGATCAGGAGCAGGAACTCGTTGGTGCTGGCGCGCAGAGTGTGGCCCAGCACGCGCAGCCCGACGAAATGGCGCGTGAGCTTGAAGATCCTCAAGATCCGGACGAAGCGGACGACGCGCAGGAAGCCCAGCACGTCCTTGGCGGCCTTGGACGAGAGTCCGCTCAGCGCCACCTCCAGGTAGAAGGGCAGGATGGCCACGAAGTCAATGATATTGAGCGAGCTCTTGAAGAACTCGGCCTTGTCGGGGCAGAAGATGACGCGCGTGAACACCTCGATGGTGAACCAGATGACGCACACGCCTTCCACGTACGTCAGCCAGCTGTCTGTCACCACCTCGAACACCACTTCCTCGTGTGTCACGTTGCCCACCGTCACGTTCTCCGTGCGGTTGTAGATGGTGTTGAACGCCTCATGCGTCTCCAGGCAGAACgtggagatggagatgaggatgaagaagagcGAGCCGAACGCCACGTACTGaggattcagagagagagagagagagagagagagagaagaatgtgAGCATGTTGTTCAGTCAACATTTGATATCACAATCATGTAGAACTCCAAAAATTtgcactgataataataataataataataataataataataataataataataataagctccaGTCTATGTTGTATTGCACATACAGgtaggtaaaataaataaataaataaaataaatatgtatagtaAAATGTGGATGATGTAGAAGCTCAAACTTTTAAGTAAATGAACCTtctttataaatttttttttgttaaacccCCTGATGTGAATCACTGGACCTCAGTGACCATAAATATTACAATTCACATGATGATGGAATAGTTGgtgctttgtttgtttgcttgtttgtttatttatgtatacactatattgccaaaagtattcgctcacccatccaaataatcagaatcaggtgttccaatcacttccatggccacaggtgtataaaatcaagcacctaggcatgcagactgtttttacaaacatttgtgaaagaatgggtcgctctcaggagctcagtgaattccagcgtggaactgtgataggatgccacctgtgcaacaaatccagtcgtgaaatttcctcgctcctaaatattccacagtcaactgtcagctgtattataagaacgtggaagtgtttgggaatgaaagtaactcagccacgaagtggtaggccacgtaaactgacggagcggggtcagcggatgctgaggcgcatagtgcgaagaggtcgccaactttctgcagagtcaatcgctacagacctccaaacttcatgtggccttcagattagctcaagaacagtgcgcagagagcttcatggaatgggtttccatggccgagcagctgcatccaagccatacatcaccaagtgcaatgcaaagcgtcggatgcagtggtgtaaagcacgccgccactggactctagagcagtggagacgcgttctctggagtgacgaatcgcgcttctcca comes from Hemibagrus wyckioides isolate EC202008001 linkage group LG02, SWU_Hwy_1.0, whole genome shotgun sequence and encodes:
- the kcnc3a gene encoding potassium voltage-gated channel subfamily C member 3a isoform X3, translated to MLSSVCVSSFRGRKGGSKSCAKACASADMTCPSDSERIVINCGGVRHETYRSTLRTLPGTRLSWLTEPDACSNFDYDPKSDEFFFDRHPSTFAFILNYYRTGKLHCPGDVCGPLFEEELAFWGIDETDVEACCWMNYRQHRDAEEALDSFETPEPDAPEDEAAALAGGGGGGGADGDLKRLCLHEDGGKPSWWSVWQPRVWALFEDPYSSKYARYVAFGSLFFILISISTFCLETHEAFNTIYNRTENVTVGNVTHEEVVFEVVTDSWLTYVEGVCVIWFTIEVFTRVIFCPDKAEFFKSSLNIIDFVAILPFYLEVALSGLSSKAAKDVLGFLRVVRFVRILRIFKLTRHFVGLRVLGHTLRASTNEFLLLIIFLALGVLIFATMIYYAERIGADPSDPTASAHTSFKNIPIGFWWAVVTMTTLGYGDMYPETWSGMLVGALCALAGVLTIAMPVPVIVNNFGMYYSLAMAKQKLPKKKNKHIPRAPQPGSPNYCKPDALAMATASPHRIMGNVLGGSIAGDCPLAQEEIIEINRADSKQNGDAANAALANEDCPTIDQVLGPDDRSPATGTGRYPHDRACFLLSAGEFRTTDSNVRKGGNVDWMLD
- the kcnc3a gene encoding potassium voltage-gated channel subfamily C member 3a isoform X2 encodes the protein MLSSVCVSSFRGRKGGSKSCAKACASADMTCPSDSERIVINCGGVRHETYRSTLRTLPGTRLSWLTEPDACSNFDYDPKSDEFFFDRHPSTFAFILNYYRTGKLHCPGDVCGPLFEEELAFWGIDETDVEACCWMNYRQHRDAEEALDSFETPEPDAPEDEAAALAGGGGGGGADGDLKRLCLHEDGGKPSWWSVWQPRVWALFEDPYSSKYARYVAFGSLFFILISISTFCLETHEAFNTIYNRTENVTVGNVTHEEVVFEVVTDSWLTYVEGVCVIWFTIEVFTRVIFCPDKAEFFKSSLNIIDFVAILPFYLEVALSGLSSKAAKDVLGFLRVVRFVRILRIFKLTRHFVGLRVLGHTLRASTNEFLLLIIFLALGVLIFATMIYYAERIGADPSDPTASAHTSFKNIPIGFWWAVVTMTTLGYGDMYPETWSGMLVGALCALAGVLTIAMPVPVIVNNFGMYYSLAMAKQKLPKKKNKHIPRAPQPGSPNYCKPDALAMATASPHRIMGNVLGGSIAGDCPLAQEEIIEINRADSKQNGDAANAALANEDCPTIDQVLGPDDRSPATGTGRYPHDRACFLLSAGEFRTTDSNVRKENYSESPLLIRYMQKEAVTVK
- the kcnc3a gene encoding potassium voltage-gated channel subfamily C member 3a isoform X4 gives rise to the protein MLSSVCVSSFRGRKGGSKSCAKACASADMTCPSDSERIVINCGGVRHETYRSTLRTLPGTRLSWLTEPDACSNFDYDPKSDEFFFDRHPSTFAFILNYYRTGKLHCPGDVCGPLFEEELAFWGIDETDVEACCWMNYRQHRDAEEALDSFETPEPDAPEDEAAALAGGGGGGGADGDLKRLCLHEDGGKPSWWSVWQPRVWALFEDPYSSKYARYVAFGSLFFILISISTFCLETHEAFNTIYNRTENVTVGNVTHEEVVFEVVTDSWLTYVEGVCVIWFTIEVFTRVIFCPDKAEFFKSSLNIIDFVAILPFYLEVALSGLSSKAAKDVLGFLRVVRFVRILRIFKLTRHFVGLRVLGHTLRASTNEFLLLIIFLALGVLIFATMIYYAERIGADPSDPTASAHTSFKNIPIGFWWAVVTMTTLGYGDMYPETWSGMLVGALCALAGVLTIAMPVPVIVNNFGMYYSLAMAKQKLPKKKNKHIPRAPQPGSPNYCKPDALAMATASPHRIMGNVLGGSIAGDCPLAQEEIIEINRADSKQNGDAANAALANEDCPTIDQVLGPDDRSPATGTGRYPHDRACFLLSAGEFRTTDSNVRKVLSF